One window of Trifolium pratense cultivar HEN17-A07 linkage group LG5, ARS_RC_1.1, whole genome shotgun sequence genomic DNA carries:
- the LOC123883691 gene encoding uncharacterized protein LOC123883691, with protein MRIPACHLLTNQCDHWPLIHFVKWPRQEQHYVGRGMYERSLDFINYALDIIFRIFFFTYNTCRSTKIHLVAFLRYMLFWLVILTAKFSFAYFLQVGENESFVSELLPSLPITIAVLEPHQIHSYESICLLDVLNSLI; from the exons ATGCGGATTCCTGCATGTCATCTTCTAACAAACCAATGTGATCATTGGCCTCTCATTCACTTTGTGAAGTGGCCGCGCCAG GAACAACATTATGTTGGACGGGGAATGTACGAAAGGAGTTTGGATTTCATAAATTATGCATTGGATATTATCTTTcgtatttttttctttacttataATACATGTAGAAGTACTAAGATACACCTTGTTGCTTTTCTCAGGTATATGCTGTTTTGGCTTGTCATTTTGACTGCAAAATTTTCATTTGCTTATTTTCTTCAG GTTGGTGAAAATGAGTCATTTGTATCTGAACTTCTACCAAGCCTTCCGATCACTATTGCAGTTCTGGAACCCCATCAGATACACTCCTATGAATCTATATGCCTTTTAGATGTCTTAAACTCattaatttga